TCCCAAGTCTGGTGGTCTCAAAAACTTATGAGATTGAATTTCCGGTAGCGGATGCACCGGTTGTAACACCGTCCACGGGGCAGTACAGTACAGCGACGCAGATCAGTATTACCGTGCCGGAAGGCTACACAGCTTATTACACGACAGATGGTTCCACGCCGACAACTGAATCTTCCTTGTATACCGGACCGATCGAGATGCCAGAAGGGCAGACGCTGTTCAGTACAGTTCTGGTGGGTAAGACCGGAAAAATGACACAGATAACAAAACGAAATTATATTTATCAGCCGCAGTAAAAGCGGCTGATTTTTTTAGATAAACACTTTGTAAAAATGCAAGGGGATTTTCTAACAAAAATGAGCCTGGTTTTTTGTGCATTATTTAACGAAAAAAAACGGCAGTTTTGTTGTGTGAAAAGTTTCACAGTGGTATAATGGTTTTAGTTGAAATCAACAGACTTTAATCAAAGGAGATGCAGGATAATGAGCAGATTTTGTTTACCAAGAGACATTTATCACGGAAAAGGATGTTTGGAAGAATTAAAGAACCTGAAAGGAAAAAAAGCAATTCTTGTAGTGGGCGGCGGTTCCATGAAACGTCAGGGATTTCTTGACAGAGCTGTAACATATTTGAAAGAAGCAGGAATGGAAGTCCAGTTATTTGAAGGCGTTGAGCCGGATCCGTCTGTAGAGACAGTTATGAAAGGTGCCGAGGCAATGCGTGCATTTGAGCCGGACTGGATCGTGGCAATGGGCGGCGGTTCTCCGATTGATGCTGCAAAAGCAATGTGGGCATTTTATGAGTATCCGGATGTAACATTCGAGGATCTGTGCATTCCGTTTAATTTCCCGGAACTGAGACAGAAAGCAAAATTCGCAGCGATTCCATCTACATCAGGAACAGCTACAGAAGTAACAGCATTCTCTGTTATCACAAACTATCAGACAGGTGTAAAATATCCGCTGGCTGACTTTAATATCACACCGGATGTTGCGATCGTTGATCCGGATCTTGTGGCAGGTCTTCCTGTAAAACAGGTTGCATACACAGGTATGGATGCACTGACACATGCGATCGAAGCATATGTTTCTACACTCAACGGACCATTTACAGATCCACTTGCACTGCAGGCAATTGAGATGGTACTGGATAATCTTCCGGCATCTTACAACTGCGATATGGATGCAAGAGAGCAGATGCATTATGCACAGTGTCTGGCAGGTATGGCATTCTCCAATGCATTGCTTGGAATCGTACACTCTATGGCACATAAGACAGGTGCAGCATTCTCAACAGGACACATTCCTCACGGATGTGCGAATGCGATCTATCTTCCATATGTTATCAAATACAACGCAAAAGATCCGGTTGCAGCAAAACGTTATGCTGAGATCGCACGCAGAATGGGACTTCCGGGAGCATCTGAGAAAGCACTCATCAACAGTCTGGTTGAAAAGATCGATGACTTTAATGTCAAACTGAACATTCCAAAGACTCTCAAAGACTTCGGAATCGAGGAAAATGAATTCAAAGAAAAAGTTGCCAAGATTGCAGAACTGGCAGTAGGTGATGCATGTACAGGATCTAATCCTCGTGCAATCGATCCTGCAACAATGGAAAAATTATTCACATGTACATATTACGGAACAGAAGTTGATTTCTAATCAGGCTGTCCGCTTGTGGATGAACGGGAAAGGGACAGGCACAGTACAAAAGCGGTGCCTGTCCTTTTTGCAGACAGAAGAGAAAAATCACGGAAAGAACTATTGCCATTATGCCATTTTTGGCGTATTATTAAAAAAGGTGATTTATTA
This window of the Mediterraneibacter gnavus ATCC 29149 genome carries:
- a CDS encoding iron-containing alcohol dehydrogenase gives rise to the protein MSRFCLPRDIYHGKGCLEELKNLKGKKAILVVGGGSMKRQGFLDRAVTYLKEAGMEVQLFEGVEPDPSVETVMKGAEAMRAFEPDWIVAMGGGSPIDAAKAMWAFYEYPDVTFEDLCIPFNFPELRQKAKFAAIPSTSGTATEVTAFSVITNYQTGVKYPLADFNITPDVAIVDPDLVAGLPVKQVAYTGMDALTHAIEAYVSTLNGPFTDPLALQAIEMVLDNLPASYNCDMDAREQMHYAQCLAGMAFSNALLGIVHSMAHKTGAAFSTGHIPHGCANAIYLPYVIKYNAKDPVAAKRYAEIARRMGLPGASEKALINSLVEKIDDFNVKLNIPKTLKDFGIEENEFKEKVAKIAELAVGDACTGSNPRAIDPATMEKLFTCTYYGTEVDF